In the genome of Bordetella avium, the window GCCAAATCAAGCACGCGAGCTTGAATACTCGGTAAAGATGCGCAAAGCGCTTCTAGCCAAGCTGATACAGCAGGCCCTACACGACCTGGTCGTGTCGACGCAGTAATAATTCTTAGCTCTGTCATGGCTGGATTAGTTGCTTAGCGACAAACGTTGAAGCGTGTTTCTCTTGAGTTCAAAGTCACGCAGAAGCCGGCTTTGGAAATCATTGGCGCCTTGGTAGTCCAGCACTTGATTATTTTTACCGGCCCATTCCTGATAGGCCGTACTCTGTGTAGCCTTTTGACATGCCTCTTCGAGATGCTGCAGTACAGCCTTAGGAGTATTTGCGGGAGCGAAAAGGCCGCCAAAACTCGCTTGCTCTACAGGGACGCCAAGCTCGAGCAGGGTTGGTACATCAGGAAATGCCGGGTGCCGTTTGTTTGAAAAAACGGCAATGAGCTTCAGATTCCCATTATTGATATGCGCGGTCGCAGAGCTGACCAGCATGGCGCCAAACTCCAATCGCTCTGCAAGTAGATCTTGCAGCATGGGCCCATCTCCTTTGTACGGGATATGGGTAAATGTCGTGCCGGTGTTGGCTTCTACGTCAGCAATGCCCAGGTGGGGAATAGAGCCTGTTCCAG includes:
- a CDS encoding tripartite tricarboxylate transporter substrate binding protein; its protein translation is MGKKLSAVQAKNKFRFFCGIALGCLASNANADPSYPSHPVQLLVPFAPGGGLDSNARRFAQEFSEKLGQPVVVVNRDGAAGTIGMQQLARSTPDGYNLAFSPAVPLTSEPHRIAKLSYKLQDFQPICQIFDNIFGVVVHKKSADKSINDLLAHARKSPNGVSYGTSGTGSIPHLGIADVEANTGTTFTHIPYKGDGPMLQDLLAERLEFGAMLVSSATAHINNGNLKLIAVFSNKRHPAFPDVPTLLELGVPVEQASFGGLFAPANTPKAVLQHLEEACQKATQSTAYQEWAGKNNQVLDYQGANDFQSRLLRDFELKRNTLQRLSLSN